The proteins below come from a single Papaver somniferum cultivar HN1 chromosome 11, ASM357369v1, whole genome shotgun sequence genomic window:
- the LOC113321479 gene encoding general negative regulator of transcription subunit 3-like isoform X3, whose protein sequence is MGASRKLQGEIDRVLKKVHEGVEVFDSIWNKVYDTDNANQKEKFEADLKKEIKKLQRYRDQIKTWIQSSEIKDKKVSASYEQALLDARKIIEREMERFKVCEKETKTKAFSKEGLGQQPKTDPKEKAKLETREWLNTVVGELESQIDSFEADIEGLSVKKGKARPPRLTHLETSIVRHKAHIMKLELILRLLDNDELSPEDVNDVRDFIEDYVERNQDDFEEFSEVDDLYSSLDLDKVELLEDLVTIPPGLVKGSSTPDQVEETASQDSNSDIVPRTPPSKNGILSQSALTTPTGTNAAAATSAMAARSAVGGSTVSSVFSAPVSARGVGDTSAAVGSSSPISVKEEEDSNFSSHRSSPVLADITLGRSMGKGTVGGGTSTQSLNGGHLSTSSVIPSSPGSLGGAPTAMDMPKRNISGADDRGSTTTVQPLVSPLSNRILLPQVSKSSEGAVLVDSANATEPTMIGGKVFSPQWRPHAGSSFQNPNEVGQVRARTEIAPDQRDKYLQRFQQVQQQGHSNLIGVPHLSGGNQFFPQQQNTLLQQFNSQSQSLSPQVGLGLGVQTSGLNSVTSASVQQPNSVLQQQSTQHSLMSAGLKDSDFSHVKVEDQQQQQNSSDHSSMEPSMSSGFNKNLMNEDDLKTQYAADTPAGASSSLSEATQTPRDIDLSPGQPLQSNQPSGSLGVIGRRSVSDLGAIGDSLSASTANSGGSHDQLYNLQMLEAAYYKLPQPKDSERAKTYIPRHPVATPSSYPQVQSPIVDNPAFWERLGLETLGTDTLFFAFYYQQNTYQQYLAARELKKQSWRYHRKYNTWFQRHEEPKVANDEYEQGTYVYFDFHILNDEKQHGWCQRIKTEFTFEYSYLEDELVV, encoded by the exons ATGGGAGCTAGTAGAAAACTTCAAGGAGAAATCGATCGAGTATTGAAAAAAGTTCACGAAGGTGTTGAGGTGTTCGATAGTATATGGAACAAG gtTTACGATACTGATAATGCAAATCAAAAAGAGAAGTTTGAGGCGGATTTGAAGAAGGAGATTAAGAAACTTCAGAGATATAGAGATCAAATTAAGACATGGATTCAGTCGAGTGAGATCAAGGATAAAAAG GTTAGTGCCTCTTATGAGCAGGCTCTGTTGGATGCTCGCAAGATTATCGAGCGTGAAATGGAAAGATTCAAAGTTTGCGAAAAAGAAACCAAGACAAAAGCCTTCTCTAAAGAAGGGTTAGGGCAACAACCCAAAaca gaTCCGAAAGAGAAGGCGAAATTGGAGACTAGGGAATGGTTAAACACTGTG GTAGGAGAGCTGGAGTCCCAAATTGATAGTTTTGAGGCTGATATTGAGGGTCTCTCAGTAAAAAAGGGAAAAGCAAGACCTCCAAGACTG ACACATTTGGAGACATCAATTGTTCGGCATAAAGCTCACATAATGAAGTTAGAGTTGATACTGAGACTTCTTGACAATGATGAATTGAGTCCAGAGGATGTTAATGATGTGAGAGATTTCATAGAAGACTACGTGGAACGTAATCAG GATGATTTTGAAGAATTCAGCGAAGTTGATGATCTTTACAGCTCTTTAGACTTAGACAAGGTGGAATTGCTTGAAGACCTGGTTACAATACCTCCTGGTCTTGTTAAG GGTTCTTCCACTCCGGACCAAGTTGAAGAAACGGCTTCCCAGGACAGTAATTCTGATATAGTTCCAAGAACTCCACCTTCCAAGAATGGAATATTAAGTCAGTCGGCATTGACCACACCAACAGGAACCAATGCAGCTGCTGCTACTAGCGCTATGGCAGCACGTTCAGCAGTCGGTGGTTCAACGGTTTCTTCAGTCTTTTCTGCTCCAGTATCTGCACGAGGTGTTGGTGATACTTCTGCTGCTGTTGGTTCATCATCTCCTATTTCAGTGAAAGAGGAAGAGGACTCAAACTTTTCTAGCCACCGGTCTTCTCCAGTTCTTGCTGATATTACACTCGGAAGGAGTATGGGTAAAGGGACTGTGGGTGGAGGTACATCGACTCAATCACTTAATGGTGGCCATCTGAGTACCAGCAGTGTGATCCCCAGCAGCCCTGGATCGCTTGGGGGAGCTCCTACTGCCATGGATATGCCAAAAAGAAACATTTCAGGAGCCGACGATAGAGGAAGCACTACTACTGTACAACCTTTGGTTTCACCTCTAAGTAACAGAATTCTCTTGCCGCAAGTTTCCAAATCTAGTGAGGGAGCTGTTTTAGTTGATTCAGCTAATGCTACTGAGCCGACAAtgataggtggaaaagttttctCTCCACAGTGGAGACCTCACGCTGGAAGCTCTTTTCAGAATCCAAATGAAGTG GGACAGGTTCGTGCAAGAACTGAGATTGCTCCTGATCAAAGAGACAAATATTTGCAGCGGTTCCAACAGGTGCAGCAGCAAGGACATAGTAACCTCATTGGCGTGCCTCATTTAAGTGGAGGAAATCAGTTCTTTCCACAGCAGCAAAACACTCTTTTACAGCAG TTCAACTCTCAAAGCCAATCGTTATCGCCTCAAGTTGGATTAGGACTTGGAGTTCAGACGTCGGGTCTGAATAGCGTAACATCTGCTTCTGTACAGCAGCCAAATTCTGTCCTCCAACAGCAGTCTACTCAGCATTCTTTGATGTCAGCTGGGTTGAAAGATTCAG ATTTTAGCCATGTCAAAGTTGAGgaccagcaacaacagcagaattCATCTGATCATTCAAGCATGGAACCTTCCATGAGTTCTGGGTTTAACAAGAATCTCATGAATGAGGATGATCTGAAGACACAATATGCAGCAGATACTCCT GCTGGAGCGTCTAGCTCTTTGTCAGAAGCTACCCAAACTCCGAGAGACATTGATCTCTCTCCTGGACAACCTTTACAGTCCAATCAACCTTCTGGCAGCCTGGGTGTCATAGGCCGACGAAGTGTTTCTGATCTTGGCGCCATCGGTGATAGCCTAAGTGCGTCAACAGCAAATTCTGGCGGATCGCATGATCAGTTGTATAATTTGCAGATGCTTGAAGCTGCTTATTACAAGCTTCCTCAACCCAAGGACTCGGAACGTGCAAAGACTTACATTCCA AGACATCCTGTGGCCACCCCATCAAGCTATCCTCAGGTGCAATCACCCATTGTCGACAACCCAGCCTTTTGGGAACGATTGGGTCTTGAGACATTAGGAACAGATACTTTGTTCTTTGCCTTTTATTATCAGCAG AATACTTATCAGCAATACTTGGCTGCAAGAGAATTGAAAAAGCAGTCCTGGAGATACCATAGAAAATATAATACATGGTTTCAAAGGCACGAGGAGCCCAAAGTTGCAAACGATGAGTATGAACAGGGGACATATGTTTACTTTGATTTCCATATTCTCAACGACGAAAAGCAACATGGATG GTGCCAGAGAATCAAGACTGAGTTCACCTTCGAGTACAGTTATCTCGAAGACGAACTGGTTGTATAG
- the LOC113321479 gene encoding CCR4-NOT transcription complex subunit 3-like isoform X1: protein MGASRKLQGEIDRVLKKVHEGVEVFDSIWNKVYDTDNANQKEKFEADLKKEIKKLQRYRDQIKTWIQSSEIKDKKVSASYEQALLDARKIIEREMERFKVCEKETKTKAFSKEGLGQQPKTDPKEKAKLETREWLNTVVGELESQIDSFEADIEGLSVKKGKARPPRLTHLETSIVRHKAHIMKLELILRLLDNDELSPEDVNDVRDFIEDYVERNQDDFEEFSEVDDLYSSLDLDKVELLEDLVTIPPGLVKGVGTASAVLSMKPSVTSSPTQVSGSSTPDQVEETASQDSNSDIVPRTPPSKNGILSQSALTTPTGTNAAAATSAMAARSAVGGSTVSSVFSAPVSARGVGDTSAAVGSSSPISVKEEEDSNFSSHRSSPVLADITLGRSMGKGTVGGGTSTQSLNGGHLSTSSVIPSSPGSLGGAPTAMDMPKRNISGADDRGSTTTVQPLVSPLSNRILLPQVSKSSEGAVLVDSANATEPTMIGGKVFSPQWRPHAGSSFQNPNEVGQVRARTEIAPDQRDKYLQRFQQVQQQGHSNLIGVPHLSGGNQFFPQQQNTLLQQFNSQSQSLSPQVGLGLGVQTSGLNSVTSASVQQPNSVLQQQSTQHSLMSAGLKDSDFSHVKVEDQQQQQNSSDHSSMEPSMSSGFNKNLMNEDDLKTQYAADTPAGASSSLSEATQTPRDIDLSPGQPLQSNQPSGSLGVIGRRSVSDLGAIGDSLSASTANSGGSHDQLYNLQMLEAAYYKLPQPKDSERAKTYIPRHPVATPSSYPQVQSPIVDNPAFWERLGLETLGTDTLFFAFYYQQNTYQQYLAARELKKQSWRYHRKYNTWFQRHEEPKVANDEYEQGTYVYFDFHILNDEKQHGWCQRIKTEFTFEYSYLEDELVV, encoded by the exons ATGGGAGCTAGTAGAAAACTTCAAGGAGAAATCGATCGAGTATTGAAAAAAGTTCACGAAGGTGTTGAGGTGTTCGATAGTATATGGAACAAG gtTTACGATACTGATAATGCAAATCAAAAAGAGAAGTTTGAGGCGGATTTGAAGAAGGAGATTAAGAAACTTCAGAGATATAGAGATCAAATTAAGACATGGATTCAGTCGAGTGAGATCAAGGATAAAAAG GTTAGTGCCTCTTATGAGCAGGCTCTGTTGGATGCTCGCAAGATTATCGAGCGTGAAATGGAAAGATTCAAAGTTTGCGAAAAAGAAACCAAGACAAAAGCCTTCTCTAAAGAAGGGTTAGGGCAACAACCCAAAaca gaTCCGAAAGAGAAGGCGAAATTGGAGACTAGGGAATGGTTAAACACTGTG GTAGGAGAGCTGGAGTCCCAAATTGATAGTTTTGAGGCTGATATTGAGGGTCTCTCAGTAAAAAAGGGAAAAGCAAGACCTCCAAGACTG ACACATTTGGAGACATCAATTGTTCGGCATAAAGCTCACATAATGAAGTTAGAGTTGATACTGAGACTTCTTGACAATGATGAATTGAGTCCAGAGGATGTTAATGATGTGAGAGATTTCATAGAAGACTACGTGGAACGTAATCAG GATGATTTTGAAGAATTCAGCGAAGTTGATGATCTTTACAGCTCTTTAGACTTAGACAAGGTGGAATTGCTTGAAGACCTGGTTACAATACCTCCTGGTCTTGTTAAG GGTGTCGGTACCGCAAGTGCAGTATTAAGTATGAAGCCTTCTGTAACTTCTTCACCAACTCAAGTATCG GGTTCTTCCACTCCGGACCAAGTTGAAGAAACGGCTTCCCAGGACAGTAATTCTGATATAGTTCCAAGAACTCCACCTTCCAAGAATGGAATATTAAGTCAGTCGGCATTGACCACACCAACAGGAACCAATGCAGCTGCTGCTACTAGCGCTATGGCAGCACGTTCAGCAGTCGGTGGTTCAACGGTTTCTTCAGTCTTTTCTGCTCCAGTATCTGCACGAGGTGTTGGTGATACTTCTGCTGCTGTTGGTTCATCATCTCCTATTTCAGTGAAAGAGGAAGAGGACTCAAACTTTTCTAGCCACCGGTCTTCTCCAGTTCTTGCTGATATTACACTCGGAAGGAGTATGGGTAAAGGGACTGTGGGTGGAGGTACATCGACTCAATCACTTAATGGTGGCCATCTGAGTACCAGCAGTGTGATCCCCAGCAGCCCTGGATCGCTTGGGGGAGCTCCTACTGCCATGGATATGCCAAAAAGAAACATTTCAGGAGCCGACGATAGAGGAAGCACTACTACTGTACAACCTTTGGTTTCACCTCTAAGTAACAGAATTCTCTTGCCGCAAGTTTCCAAATCTAGTGAGGGAGCTGTTTTAGTTGATTCAGCTAATGCTACTGAGCCGACAAtgataggtggaaaagttttctCTCCACAGTGGAGACCTCACGCTGGAAGCTCTTTTCAGAATCCAAATGAAGTG GGACAGGTTCGTGCAAGAACTGAGATTGCTCCTGATCAAAGAGACAAATATTTGCAGCGGTTCCAACAGGTGCAGCAGCAAGGACATAGTAACCTCATTGGCGTGCCTCATTTAAGTGGAGGAAATCAGTTCTTTCCACAGCAGCAAAACACTCTTTTACAGCAG TTCAACTCTCAAAGCCAATCGTTATCGCCTCAAGTTGGATTAGGACTTGGAGTTCAGACGTCGGGTCTGAATAGCGTAACATCTGCTTCTGTACAGCAGCCAAATTCTGTCCTCCAACAGCAGTCTACTCAGCATTCTTTGATGTCAGCTGGGTTGAAAGATTCAG ATTTTAGCCATGTCAAAGTTGAGgaccagcaacaacagcagaattCATCTGATCATTCAAGCATGGAACCTTCCATGAGTTCTGGGTTTAACAAGAATCTCATGAATGAGGATGATCTGAAGACACAATATGCAGCAGATACTCCT GCTGGAGCGTCTAGCTCTTTGTCAGAAGCTACCCAAACTCCGAGAGACATTGATCTCTCTCCTGGACAACCTTTACAGTCCAATCAACCTTCTGGCAGCCTGGGTGTCATAGGCCGACGAAGTGTTTCTGATCTTGGCGCCATCGGTGATAGCCTAAGTGCGTCAACAGCAAATTCTGGCGGATCGCATGATCAGTTGTATAATTTGCAGATGCTTGAAGCTGCTTATTACAAGCTTCCTCAACCCAAGGACTCGGAACGTGCAAAGACTTACATTCCA AGACATCCTGTGGCCACCCCATCAAGCTATCCTCAGGTGCAATCACCCATTGTCGACAACCCAGCCTTTTGGGAACGATTGGGTCTTGAGACATTAGGAACAGATACTTTGTTCTTTGCCTTTTATTATCAGCAG AATACTTATCAGCAATACTTGGCTGCAAGAGAATTGAAAAAGCAGTCCTGGAGATACCATAGAAAATATAATACATGGTTTCAAAGGCACGAGGAGCCCAAAGTTGCAAACGATGAGTATGAACAGGGGACATATGTTTACTTTGATTTCCATATTCTCAACGACGAAAAGCAACATGGATG GTGCCAGAGAATCAAGACTGAGTTCACCTTCGAGTACAGTTATCTCGAAGACGAACTGGTTGTATAG
- the LOC113321479 gene encoding CCR4-NOT transcription complex subunit 3-like isoform X2, producing the protein MGASRKLQGEIDRVLKKVHEGVEVFDSIWNKVYDTDNANQKEKFEADLKKEIKKLQRYRDQIKTWIQSSEIKDKKALLDARKIIEREMERFKVCEKETKTKAFSKEGLGQQPKTDPKEKAKLETREWLNTVVGELESQIDSFEADIEGLSVKKGKARPPRLTHLETSIVRHKAHIMKLELILRLLDNDELSPEDVNDVRDFIEDYVERNQDDFEEFSEVDDLYSSLDLDKVELLEDLVTIPPGLVKGVGTASAVLSMKPSVTSSPTQVSGSSTPDQVEETASQDSNSDIVPRTPPSKNGILSQSALTTPTGTNAAAATSAMAARSAVGGSTVSSVFSAPVSARGVGDTSAAVGSSSPISVKEEEDSNFSSHRSSPVLADITLGRSMGKGTVGGGTSTQSLNGGHLSTSSVIPSSPGSLGGAPTAMDMPKRNISGADDRGSTTTVQPLVSPLSNRILLPQVSKSSEGAVLVDSANATEPTMIGGKVFSPQWRPHAGSSFQNPNEVGQVRARTEIAPDQRDKYLQRFQQVQQQGHSNLIGVPHLSGGNQFFPQQQNTLLQQFNSQSQSLSPQVGLGLGVQTSGLNSVTSASVQQPNSVLQQQSTQHSLMSAGLKDSDFSHVKVEDQQQQQNSSDHSSMEPSMSSGFNKNLMNEDDLKTQYAADTPAGASSSLSEATQTPRDIDLSPGQPLQSNQPSGSLGVIGRRSVSDLGAIGDSLSASTANSGGSHDQLYNLQMLEAAYYKLPQPKDSERAKTYIPRHPVATPSSYPQVQSPIVDNPAFWERLGLETLGTDTLFFAFYYQQNTYQQYLAARELKKQSWRYHRKYNTWFQRHEEPKVANDEYEQGTYVYFDFHILNDEKQHGWCQRIKTEFTFEYSYLEDELVV; encoded by the exons ATGGGAGCTAGTAGAAAACTTCAAGGAGAAATCGATCGAGTATTGAAAAAAGTTCACGAAGGTGTTGAGGTGTTCGATAGTATATGGAACAAG gtTTACGATACTGATAATGCAAATCAAAAAGAGAAGTTTGAGGCGGATTTGAAGAAGGAGATTAAGAAACTTCAGAGATATAGAGATCAAATTAAGACATGGATTCAGTCGAGTGAGATCAAGGATAAAAAG GCTCTGTTGGATGCTCGCAAGATTATCGAGCGTGAAATGGAAAGATTCAAAGTTTGCGAAAAAGAAACCAAGACAAAAGCCTTCTCTAAAGAAGGGTTAGGGCAACAACCCAAAaca gaTCCGAAAGAGAAGGCGAAATTGGAGACTAGGGAATGGTTAAACACTGTG GTAGGAGAGCTGGAGTCCCAAATTGATAGTTTTGAGGCTGATATTGAGGGTCTCTCAGTAAAAAAGGGAAAAGCAAGACCTCCAAGACTG ACACATTTGGAGACATCAATTGTTCGGCATAAAGCTCACATAATGAAGTTAGAGTTGATACTGAGACTTCTTGACAATGATGAATTGAGTCCAGAGGATGTTAATGATGTGAGAGATTTCATAGAAGACTACGTGGAACGTAATCAG GATGATTTTGAAGAATTCAGCGAAGTTGATGATCTTTACAGCTCTTTAGACTTAGACAAGGTGGAATTGCTTGAAGACCTGGTTACAATACCTCCTGGTCTTGTTAAG GGTGTCGGTACCGCAAGTGCAGTATTAAGTATGAAGCCTTCTGTAACTTCTTCACCAACTCAAGTATCG GGTTCTTCCACTCCGGACCAAGTTGAAGAAACGGCTTCCCAGGACAGTAATTCTGATATAGTTCCAAGAACTCCACCTTCCAAGAATGGAATATTAAGTCAGTCGGCATTGACCACACCAACAGGAACCAATGCAGCTGCTGCTACTAGCGCTATGGCAGCACGTTCAGCAGTCGGTGGTTCAACGGTTTCTTCAGTCTTTTCTGCTCCAGTATCTGCACGAGGTGTTGGTGATACTTCTGCTGCTGTTGGTTCATCATCTCCTATTTCAGTGAAAGAGGAAGAGGACTCAAACTTTTCTAGCCACCGGTCTTCTCCAGTTCTTGCTGATATTACACTCGGAAGGAGTATGGGTAAAGGGACTGTGGGTGGAGGTACATCGACTCAATCACTTAATGGTGGCCATCTGAGTACCAGCAGTGTGATCCCCAGCAGCCCTGGATCGCTTGGGGGAGCTCCTACTGCCATGGATATGCCAAAAAGAAACATTTCAGGAGCCGACGATAGAGGAAGCACTACTACTGTACAACCTTTGGTTTCACCTCTAAGTAACAGAATTCTCTTGCCGCAAGTTTCCAAATCTAGTGAGGGAGCTGTTTTAGTTGATTCAGCTAATGCTACTGAGCCGACAAtgataggtggaaaagttttctCTCCACAGTGGAGACCTCACGCTGGAAGCTCTTTTCAGAATCCAAATGAAGTG GGACAGGTTCGTGCAAGAACTGAGATTGCTCCTGATCAAAGAGACAAATATTTGCAGCGGTTCCAACAGGTGCAGCAGCAAGGACATAGTAACCTCATTGGCGTGCCTCATTTAAGTGGAGGAAATCAGTTCTTTCCACAGCAGCAAAACACTCTTTTACAGCAG TTCAACTCTCAAAGCCAATCGTTATCGCCTCAAGTTGGATTAGGACTTGGAGTTCAGACGTCGGGTCTGAATAGCGTAACATCTGCTTCTGTACAGCAGCCAAATTCTGTCCTCCAACAGCAGTCTACTCAGCATTCTTTGATGTCAGCTGGGTTGAAAGATTCAG ATTTTAGCCATGTCAAAGTTGAGgaccagcaacaacagcagaattCATCTGATCATTCAAGCATGGAACCTTCCATGAGTTCTGGGTTTAACAAGAATCTCATGAATGAGGATGATCTGAAGACACAATATGCAGCAGATACTCCT GCTGGAGCGTCTAGCTCTTTGTCAGAAGCTACCCAAACTCCGAGAGACATTGATCTCTCTCCTGGACAACCTTTACAGTCCAATCAACCTTCTGGCAGCCTGGGTGTCATAGGCCGACGAAGTGTTTCTGATCTTGGCGCCATCGGTGATAGCCTAAGTGCGTCAACAGCAAATTCTGGCGGATCGCATGATCAGTTGTATAATTTGCAGATGCTTGAAGCTGCTTATTACAAGCTTCCTCAACCCAAGGACTCGGAACGTGCAAAGACTTACATTCCA AGACATCCTGTGGCCACCCCATCAAGCTATCCTCAGGTGCAATCACCCATTGTCGACAACCCAGCCTTTTGGGAACGATTGGGTCTTGAGACATTAGGAACAGATACTTTGTTCTTTGCCTTTTATTATCAGCAG AATACTTATCAGCAATACTTGGCTGCAAGAGAATTGAAAAAGCAGTCCTGGAGATACCATAGAAAATATAATACATGGTTTCAAAGGCACGAGGAGCCCAAAGTTGCAAACGATGAGTATGAACAGGGGACATATGTTTACTTTGATTTCCATATTCTCAACGACGAAAAGCAACATGGATG GTGCCAGAGAATCAAGACTGAGTTCACCTTCGAGTACAGTTATCTCGAAGACGAACTGGTTGTATAG
- the LOC113320945 gene encoding glucan endo-1,3-beta-glucosidase 8-like, translating to MMKTGILYWVLFIGILGSIAVIEGLGVNWGTMATHKLPASVVVQMMKDNGIQKVKLFDADQVTMSALAGSGIEVMVAIPNDQLTAMNDYDRAKKWVRANVTRYNFNGGVNIKYVAVGNEPFLSSYNNSFLNVTFPALQNIQSALNEAGVGDNIKATVPLNADVYNSPPDHEVPSAGVFRSDISDLMAQIVQFLHIHKAPFTVNIYPFLSLYASGDFPVDYAFFDGFSSPTLDNGISYTNVFDANFDTLVAALTGVGVGDLPILVGEVGWPTDGHKHGNLASAERFYTGLLKRLGANQGTPRRPGFIEVYLFGLIDEDAKSIAPGDFERHWGLFSYDGQPKFPIDLSGLGQNKLLVGAQNVRYLPKSWCVLNPNVKDLNLTKLGENVNYACTFSDCTALGYGSSCNNLDAQGNASYAFNMYYQVQNQEDMSCNFQGMAMLTEQNISQGSCNFIIQIASSSIVGPSQFITSALVVVLSLFLTLY from the exons ATGATGAAAACTGGGATTTTGTATTGGGTTTTGTTTATTGGGATTTTGGGTTCCATTGCTGTGATTGAAGGTCTTGGTGTAAATTGGGGAACAATGGCAACTCATAAACTGCCAGCTAGTGTTGTAGTTCAGATGATGAAAGATAATGGGATTCAGAAAGTTAAGTTATTTGATGCTGATCAAGTCACTATGAGTGCTTTGGCTGGTAGTGGTATTGAAGTAATGGTTGCTATTCCTAATGATCAATTAACTGCTATGAATGATTATGATAGAGCTAAGAAATGGGTTAGAGCTAATGTCACTCGCTATAATTTCAATGGAGGTGTTAATATCAA ATATGTTGCAGTTGGGAATGAACCTTTTCTATCGTCCTACAACAATTCCTTCTTGAATGTAACCTTCCCGGCCCTTCAAAACATTCAGAGTGCACTCAACGAAGCTGGTGTAGGAGACAACATAAAGGCCACTGTTCCCTTAAATGCTGATGTCTACAACTCACCTCCAGACCATGAAGTACCTTCAGCCGGAGTGTTTCGTTCTGACATTAGTGATCTCATGGCTCAGATTGTTCAGTTCCTCCACATTCACAAAGCTCCATTTACTGTTAACATTTACCCATTCCTGAGTCTCTATGCAAGTGGTGATTTTCCAGTGGATTAtgccttctttgatggatttagCTCTCCAACACTTGACAACGGCATTTCGTACACAAACGTCTTTGATGCAAATTTTGACACCCTAGTTGCTGCTCTAACAGGTGTTGGTGTAGGAGACCTGCCGATCTTGGTTGGGGAAGTTGGTTGGCCAACAGATGGACACAAGCATGGAAATTTAGCCTCTGCTGAGAGATTTTACACCGGGCTCTTAAAAAGATTAGGGGCCAATCAAGGAACCCCACGAAGACCAGGATTTATCGAAGTTTACTTATTTGGTCTGATTGATGAGGATGCCAAGAGTATTGCACCAGGTGATTTTGAAAGACATTGGGGGCTTTTTAGCTATGATGGACAGCCAAAATTCCCTATTGATCTATCAGGATTAGGTCAGAATAAATTACTTGTGGGAGCACAAAATGTTCGATACTTGCCTAAATCTTGGTGCGTGTTGAATCCCAATGTGAAGGATCTTAACTTAACAAAACTTGGTGAGAATGTCAATTATGCTTGCACATTTTCAGATTGCACGGCACTCGGTTATGGGTCATCCTGCAACAACCTGGATGCTCAAGGGAATGCTTCTTATGCATTTAATATGTATTACCAAGTCCAGAACCAAGAAGATATGAGCTGTAATTTTCAAGGTATGGCCATGCTCACTGAACAGAACATCTCACAAGGATCTTGCAATTTCATTATTCAGATTGCTTCATCCAGTATAGTAGGACCTTCTCAATTCATTACTTCAGCACTAGTTGTAGTACTATCATTGTTCTTGACATTATACTGA
- the LOC113321592 gene encoding UPF0481 protein At3g47200-like, with protein MEKCKLSYAHSLLTRIGRKKNLGHVAEDTGDWFANETRGRSIALNQCISVIKKMEREIRESYSDPINLNSEEFIEMMVCELLTRRFMPIYTQNDPLRNNFWIKSSLKWDLLLLENQLPMFVLEHLFNLTAPDRQQLEGKCLEVLVLALFKFSLLLPDGNTLLRTHPDCRHARHILDLIAILLHPTPPHLRELKELHSATGEVGQTMRLYSSCRLVTSIVISGMKHTAAHIFTKGTATSTLPRANNNRNTRSIRNFTPSATELSRAGVKFKKGSTENGFYDIEFNNGVLEIPPLITSAEDVELLRSKGIIRNSFGSDGTVANLFNNLSCEIKYHKFYYSQLTNQVNEHYNKRRHIWKATLKREYFNSPWSNHFICCSTPTYYSYDHGRFICSAFVFCSRVLNMFIGVSNEYEL; from the exons ATGGAAAAATGTAAATTGTCATATGCGCACTCCCTGCTGACAAGAATAGGCAGAAAGAAAAACTTAGGACATGTTGCTGAAGATACTGGTGACTGGTTCGCCAATGAAACAAGAGGGAGGTCAATAGCTTTAAATCAATGCATTTCAgttatcaagaagatggaaagagAAATTCGTGAATCCTACTCAGATCCCATCAATCTCAATAGCGAGGAATTTATAGAAATGATGGTTTGTGAGTTGTTGACCAGGCGGTTTATGCCTATATACACGCAAAACGATCCTTTAAGAAATAACTTCTGGATCAAATCAAGTTTGAAGTGGGATCTACTACTCCTTGAAAACCAACTTCCAATGTTTGTCCTTGAACATCTATTCAACTTAACTGCACCGGATAGACAGCAACTGGAGGGTAAATGCCTTGAGGTGCTCGTTCTTGCTTTGTTCAAGTTCTCATTGCTATTACCTGACGGGAACACTCTCCTTCGAACACACCCAGATTGTAGACATGCCAGGCATATTCTTGATTTAATAGCTATTCTACTCCACCCTACTCCTCCTCATCTCAGAGAACTAAAGGAACTTCATTCGGCAACAGGGGAAGTTGGACAGACTATGAGACTATATTCATCATGCAGATTAGTTACCTCAATTGTGATCTCGGGGATGAAGCACACTGCAGCACATATATTCACGAAAGGGACTGCAACCAGCACACTTCCTCGTGCCAATAACAACAGGAACACCCGTTCAATCAGGAACTTTACACCAAGTGCAACTGAGCTCAGCCGTGCAGGAGTGAAGTTCAAGAAGGGCTCTACAGAAAATGGCTTCTATGATATCGAATTCAACAATGGTGTATTGGAAATTCCACCG CTTATAACTTCTGCCGAAGATGTGGAGTTGCTACGCAGTAAAGGCATCATCAGGAACTCTTTcggcagtgatggaactgttgCTAATCTCTTCAATAATCTCAGCTGTGAGATAAAGTATCACAAGTTCTATTATTCTCAACTCACCAACCAAGTGAACGAGCATTACAACAAACGTCGACATATTTGGAAGGCCACTTTGAAACGTGAATACTTCAACAGTCCATGGTCTAATCATTTCATTTGCTGCAGCACTCCTACTTATTATTCTTACGATCATGGCCGCTTTATTTGCTCAGCTTTCGTTTTTTGTTCACGAGTCTTAAACATGTTCATAGGTGTTAGCAACGAGTATGAACTATGA